One genomic segment of Nerophis lumbriciformis linkage group LG20, RoL_Nlum_v2.1, whole genome shotgun sequence includes these proteins:
- the LOC140679618 gene encoding uncharacterized protein has translation MDDYCYAKMATSAKREHERESTSSKSPTEIKTKDEDVQQLIGNPEEVTPQLGGSSTLKQETPQPPCIKKEEEELCITQEGECLLGREEADYTKFPQSILSVKTEDDEEKPQVDNLLAPLSDSEAEDEVEVTLSSDTDCEGDMRTHTDNKHSECSTKKRGKTCLSCSVCAESFTLKSSLTRHMRTHTGEKPFSCSVCAKSFSQKCGLTQHMRTHTGEKPFNCSVCGKSFSQNINLTVHMRTHTGKKTCTGNRSVCGKSFSRNSILTEHMRTHTGEKPYKCSVCDKSFCVKTNLTKHMRTHTGEKPFNCSVCGKSFSENSYLTKHMRTHTGEKPFICLVCGISFSQNSYMTKHMRTHTGEKPCTCSVCGKGFSQNSDMTKHMRTHTGEKPYNCSVCGNSFSQNSNLTQHMRTHTGEKSCNCSVCGKSFSVKSNLTEHMRTHTGVKPYKCSVCGKSFSVKSKLTQHMRTHTGEKPLSCSVCCKRFQHNADAVKHMRTHKGK, from the coding sequence acgtccagcagctgatcggtaatccagaagaagttacccctcagttaggggggagctccactttgaagcaggagactccacaaccaccctgcatcaaaaaggaagaggaggaactctgcatcactcaggagggagagtgtcttctaggacgagaggaagctgattacaccaagtttccacagagtattctctctgtgaagactgaagatgatgaagagaaaccacaagtagacaacctcttagcgccactatcagatagtgaggctgaagacgaggttgaagtaactttgagcagcgatacagactgtgaaggtgatatgaggactcacactgacaacaaacactctgaatgctctacaaagaagagaggtaaaacatgtttgagctgctcagtttgcGCTGAAAGTTTTACTCTAAAGAGcagtttgactcgacacatgagaacacacacaggtgaaaaaccattcagttgttcagtttgtgccaaaagcttttctcaaaaatgtggtttgactcaacacatgagaacacacacaggagaaaaaccatttaattgttcagtttgtggcaaaagcttttctcaaaatatcaATCTGactgtacacatgagaacacacacaggaaaaaaaacatgtaccggtaatcgttcagtttgtggcaaaagcttttctcgaaatagcattttgactgaacacatgagaacacacacaggagaaaaaccatataAGTGTTCAGTGTGTGACAAAAGCTTTTGTGTTAAGACcaatttgactaaacacatgagaacacacacaggtgaaaaaccatttaattgttcagtttgtggcaaaagcttttctgaaaatagctatttgactaaacacatgagaacacacacaggtgaaaaaccatttatttGTTTAGTTTGCGGcataagcttttctcaaaatagctatatgactaaacacatgagaacacacacaggagaaaaaccatgtacttgttcagtttgtggcaaaggcttttctcaaaatagcgatatgactaaacacatgagaacacacacaggtgaaaaaccatataattgttcagtttgtggcaacagcttttctcaaaatagcaatctgactcaacacatgagaacacacacaggagaaaaatcatgtaattgttcagtttgtggcaaaagcttttctgttaagagtaatttgactgaacacatgagaacacacacaggtgtaaaaccatataagtgttcagtttgtggcaaaagcttttctgttaagagcaaattgactcaacacatgagaacacacactggagaaaaaccattaagttgttcagtgtgctgtaaaaggttccaacataatgcagacgcagtaaaacacatgagaacacacaagggaaaataa
- the LOC140679645 gene encoding uncharacterized protein, producing MRTHTGEKTFICSVCGKSFSQNRYLTRHMRTHTGEKPFSCSVCGNSFSQNSNLTQHMRTHTGEKTCTCSVCGKGYYEKSYLTKHMRTHTGEKPFSCSVCGNSFSQNSHLTQHMRTHTGEKPFNCSICGENFSYKNRLTEHMRTHTGDKTCTCSVCGKGFYENSYLTKHMRTHTGEKPFSCSVCGNSFSQNSHLTQHMRTHTGEKPFNCSICGENFSIKNRLTEHMRTHTGEKPFNCSICGENFSIKNRLTEHMRTHTCEKPFSCSVCCKRFQHKAVAVKHIRTHKRK from the coding sequence atgagaacacacacaggagaaaaaacatttatttgttcagtttgtggcaaaagcttttctcaaaatagatatttgactcgacacatgagaacacacacaggtgaaaaaccatttagttgttcagtttgtggcaacagcttttctcaaaatagcaatctgactcaacacatgagaacacacacaggagaaaaaacatgtacttgttcagtttgtggcaaaggctATTATGAAAAAAGctatttgactaaacacatgagaacacacacaggtgaaaaaccatttagttgttcagtttgtggcaacagcttttctcaaaatagccatttgactcaacacatgagaacacacacaggtgaaaaaccatttaattgttcaatttGTGGTGAAAACTTTTCTTATAAGAAccgtttgactgaacacatgagaacacacacaggagacaaAACATgtacttgttcagtttgtggcaaaggctTTTATGAAAATAGctatttgactaaacacatgagaacacacacaggtgaaaaaccatttagttgttcagtttgtggcaacagcttttctcaaaatagccatttgactcaacacatgagaacacacacaggtgaaaaaccatttaattgttcaatttGTGGTGAAAACTTTTCTATTAAGAAccgtttgactgaacacatgagaacacacacaggtgaaaaaccatttaattgttcaatttGTGGTGAAAACTTTTCTATTAAGAAccgtttgactgaacacatgagaacacacacatgtgaaaaaccatttagttgttcagtgtgctgtaaaaggttccaACATAAAGCAGTCGCAGtaaaacacataagaacacacaagagaaaataa